CGCGGCAAGGGCGCACCGCTGTTCGTGGTGTCGCAGAAGTCGCTGACCGGTCATGCCAAGGGTGGCGCGGCGGCCTTCCAGCTCATCGGTCTGTGCCAGATCCTGCGTGACGGCGTGATCCCGCCCAACCGCAGCCTCGACTGTGTCGACGACAAGATGGCCGAGTACCCGCACCTGGTCTGGCCGCGGGAGACCCTCCAGCTCGGCGAGCGGTTCCCGCTCAAGGCGGGTCTGCTGACCAGCCTCGGCTTCGGTCACGTGTCCGGACTGATCGCGGTGGTGCACCCGGAGGCGTTCATCGCCTCGCTGAACCCGGAGGAGCGCGACGCCTACCGTCAGCGCGCCGACGAGCGGACCCGCCTGGGCAGTCAGCGCTTCCTGCAGTCGATCTGCGGTGGCGAGCCTGCCTACCAGCGTCCGCCGAACCGTCGCTTCGACGAGTCGGTCGACGAGCACGACGCCGAGGCGGGCATGCTCCTCGATCCGCAGACCCGTCTGGACGGCGCCGACGTCTACGTCGCCGGTGAGCCGGTGGCGGGTGGTCGGTGACACCCGGTGAGGCGAATGGCGCGAGCGACTACCAAGGGATGAGCGTTCTCGGTGTGGGAATCGACATCGTGTCGATCCCGGAGTTCGGCGAGCAGCTCCGGCAGCCGGGTACGACGTTCGCCGACCGGTTCACGGTCGGCGAGCGTCGGGACTCGGCCGCCGGGACCGGCGACGACGCCCGGCATCTGGCCGCCCGCTGGGCGGCCAAGGAGGCGGTCGTGAAGGCGTGGTCGGTGAGCCGCTTCTCGCGGTCGCCGCTGTTGCCGCTGATCCGGCACAGCGACATCGAGGTCGTGACCGACACGTGGGGCCGTCCGGCCATCCGTCTGTCGGGCGAGATCGGCGAGCATCTGCGCGACACGACCGTGCATGTGTCGCTGACCCACGACGGGGACACCGCTGCGGCGGTGGCCATCCTCGAGGGCAGGTAGCCCCGCGCGGCTCTCAGACCGTCGTCGACTCCTCGAGCAGCAGATAGCCGGCGAGCATCCGCTTGAGTTCGGCGACGGTCTCGTCGTGGTCGTGGCCGTCCTGTACGGAGAAGCTCAGGAGCGAGTAGGCCGTGTGGACGAGCACCTGGGACATCATCTCGCGGCGTTCGCGCTGCGACGGCGTGAGCGGCGCGATGATCCGCGCGACCTGTTCGGCGAGCACCCGTTCGTTCAGCGACGCCGTGGCGCGGGTCGCCGGTGTCGACTGGACGGCCAGCCACACCGCCCGCCGCGACGGGTCGGTGCGCCACAGGGCCGCCAGGTGATCGAGGAACTTCTCGAGCAGGCTGGGCCACTCCAGGGACGGCACCTCCGAGGAAAACGCCGTGAGTTCCTCGCGGACGTCGACGGTGTCCTGGCGGTCCAGCTCGCACACGATGACGTACTTGTTCGCGAAGTACTGATAGAGCGTGCCGATGGGGACCTCGGCCCGGGTCGCGATCTCCTCACAGGTCAGCGATTCGAACCCGACGTCGATCAACAGCTCGCGTGCTGCTTCGAGCATCGCCTGGAACTTGCGCTTGCTGCGTTCCTGAGTGGGCCGCTTGCGCGGCACCAGCGGTTCGGCGGACTCGGGCATCGGGGCCGGCTCAGACGGACAGGTCGCGGCGCAGCTTGGCGACGTGTCCGGTGGCCCGGACGTTGTACTGCGCGAGTTCGATCGTGCCGTCGGCGTCGACCAGGAACGTCGACCGGATGACGCCGGTGACGGTCTTGCCGTACATCTTCTTCTCCCCGAATGCGCCCCACTCGGTGAGCACCTTCTTCTCCGGGTCGCTGAGCAACGGGAACGTCAGGCCCTCGGCCTCGACGAACTTCGCCAGCTTCGCGGGCTTGTCGGGGGAGATGCCGAGGACCGCGATCCCGGCCTCGTTCAGCTCGCCGAGGTTGTCGCGGAAATCGCACGCCTGCTTGGTGCACCCCGGGGTGGCCGCTGCGGGATAGAAGTAGACGACGACCTTGCGGCCGGCGTAGTCCGACAACGAGACCGGGTCGCCGTTCGCGTCGGGCAGCGTGAACGACGGCGCCGTGTCGCCCACGGACAGTCGGGTGGTGGTCTCAGCCATGAGAGCCAGGCTAGTGCATGGCGACATGCCCGGATGCCGGGATGTCGTAGCATCGAGTCGCTGCCATCTGGCGGTTCGTCCCCGGCGCCGAGAGGTCGTGCGGCGGCCGGGAAGTGAGAAGACCAACGAGAAGCGCCGGAAGGATGCAACGTGGCCGGAGATACCGAACGTATCGAGCAGGACATCGCCAAGGCCCGTGAGGACCTCGCCAGCACGCTCGACGCGCTGGCCGAGCGCGCCAACCCCCAGCGGCTCGCCGACGACGCCAAGTCGAAGGCTCTCGCGACACTGCAGACGCCTGCGGTGAAGTACGCACTCGCCGGGGTCGGCGCCCTGGTCCTGCTCGTCGTCGTCCGCAAGGTCGCCTCGCGATGACCCGCTGATCCAGCAATCGGCGGCGCGACCTCGTCCGCACGGGCCCGTCGAACGGCAGAAGCCACTCCGACCAGGCGATTTCACTTCTGCCGCGGGGGTCCTGTAAGGTTCCATCTCGCACCGCCAAGCGCCATTAGCTCAATTGGCAGAGCAGCTGACTCTTAATCAGCGGGTTCGGGGTTCGAGTCCCTGATGGCGCACAGAGTACTCAAGACGCCTCGCATCGAGCGAGGCGTCTTGTGGCGTCTCAGACGGTTTCGACCGCGGCCGGTGGTCGATGAACGGCAGATGAACGTTCGGCGTTTCGGGTGCGCAACACGCCGCTCGAATGGATGACGGCCGAAGCGTTCGGTCCGATCTCTCGTACACTGGTCCGCGACATCGGGGTTCGGAATGTCCGTTTCGGATTCGGGGTGTGCAGTGTTCTCAAGGTTGCGGGGCAGCGTGACCGACCGGTTCGGGGTCGGGGCGTCGACAGGCGGGAGTGAGATGGGGATCGGTCGTACTCGGCGGATGCCGCTGATCATCAGCGGTGTGATGTTGGCAATCGTCGCGCTGGTGACGTCGTGCACGCAGCAGGCGTCGTACTCCGACAACGTCAGCAGTTCGAGTCTCTTCGACGATCTGCTCAAGCCGGGTCTCGAGATCACCGAGTGGGCCGAACGTCCCCTGAACGACAACGCCGTCGGCGTGCAGCCGGGTGCGCCCATCAAGGTGAAGACCAGTGAGGGCACCATCAGCCGGGTGCTGATCAAGAAGTCCGACGGCACCCCCGTCAAGGGCACCCTCGCCGACAACGACACGGTGTGGGTCAGCAACGAGGCCCTCGGCTACAACCGCACCTACACCCTGGAGACCGACGCGGTGGGCATCGGTGGTGCGGTCACCAAGAAGGTCACCTTCACCACGAGCAGCCCCAACAACCTGACGCAGGCGTATCTGACACCGAGCCCCGGCGAGACCGTCGGTATCGGACAGCCGGTCGCGGTGAAGTTCGACGAGCCGATCGCGGATCGTCGTGCGGCGCAGCGCGCCATCCGGATCACCACCGACCCTCCGGTCGAAGGGGCCTTCTACTGGATCAGCCCGAGCGAGGTCCGGTGGCGGCCGGCGGAGTACTGGAAGCCGGGCACCAAGGTGCGGGTCGCGGTCAACACCTACGGCATCGACCTGGGTGACGGACTCTTCGGCCAGGAGAACGTGCGGACCAACTTCACCGTCGGACGCTCGATGATCGTCACGGCCGACGACAACACCAAGCAGGTCGTCTTCGAACGCGACGGCAAGGTCATCCGGACCATGCCGACGTCGATGGGCAAGGCCGGCGACGAGACCGACAACGGCATCTACCTGGTCTCGGACAAGCACGACCACATCATCATGGACTCGTCGACCTACGGCGTGCCGGTCAATTCGTCGAACGGTTACCGCACCCCGGTCGACTACGCGACCCGGATGTCCTACAGCGGCATCTTCTTCCACTCCGCACCATGGTCGGTGTGGGCGCAGGGGAACACCAATACGAGTCACGGCTGCCTGAACCTGAGTCCGGAGAACGCTCTCTGGGTCATGGAGAACACCCTCCGCGGCGACCCGGTCATCGTGAAGAACACCACGGGCGGAACATTGTCGGGCACCGATGGTCTCGGCGACTGGAACATCCCGTGGTCGGTGTGGCGCAAGGGCAACGCCGACAACGCCTGACGCTCAGCACGCCTTCGGACGCCACCGAACCGCAGCGCGGTCGGTGGCGTCCGTGCGTCAGCGGGACCCGACGCGGAACGTGCGACTCGTCCCGGAGACGGGCCTCGTCGACCCGTTCGCATCGCGGCTGTCCCCGAAGTAGCGGATGCGGTACATCCCGGACGCGTCCGTCGGCGACCGCCAGGTGATCGTGATCCGCGACGTGTCGGTGCTGCCGGCCGGGCGCGCCCACCGGAACTCCGTGGACCAGTCGTTGTCGTCGGCGACCGTCGTCCACTCGCTGCCGGTACGCCGCTGCACCTCGAGATAGGTCCGGCCGTGCCGGAAGTCGTTGTTGGGATGCGCGCCGACGAACTGCACGGTCACGATCGAACCGGGGCGGTACGTGGCGTCGGGTTCACGCAGGACGTCGCCGTAGCGTCGGCCCGGTATCGGACGGTCGGCGGGGACCGGGGGCACCAGGTCGGGTTGCGGTCCGGACTTGTCGACCGGCGCCGGACCACGGCCGATCCGGCGTCCGGACGACATGGCCGCGGCGAGCGCGGCGAACTCCTGCAGGTAGGCGGACAGGGTGTACCGCCCGAATTGGGTCTCGCCGCCTTCGTAGTGCTGCAGGTCGTATTCCTCGGGCGTCGTGACGTACTGGGTGTAGGCGTTCGCGAACCCCTGCACGAGGACGTTGTCGACGTCGGTCCGCAGTTCGTCGGCGACCACTCGACGCAGCCGCAGACCCGCGACGACGGTGACCTCGGCGGGTACGGCGACGAGCACGAGTTCGCCGATGCGCATGAGCTGCAGCGGCACCACCGCCGGGATCCAGCCCGAGGGCGGCAGCAGACCGAGCGGGAACGCGATCAGTTTGGGCGCCTGCATGTCTCGCATCCACGGTGCGATCGGCGGGACGCGGTCTCCGCCGAGCGCGGTGACGAGGGGATTGGTCATGCCCTCCACGAGGAAGGGGAGCGGTTGCTCGTAGTTGTCCTCGCTGCTGGTCGCGACCGCGCCGGCACCCATCATCGCGGGGGTGGTCGACGCCGGTCGGCCGTCGGGTGTGTAGGTACCGGAGATCCGGACCGCCGACATGTCGACGTACCGCACGATGGAGTCGACGCCGCCCCGGGTCATCGGGCGGGCCGCCTCGAAGCCTCGCCGTCCGGCGACGTACTGACGCTCGCCGATGAGTTCGCAGTTGCGTCTGTTGTCCGATGTCGGTCCGCGCGGATCGAACTGCGCGAGTGCGAGGTTCGGCGTCATGTCGCCGGAGTTGGTCTGTGGGAACGCGGCCACGAACCCGGGCTGGGTTCGCTCCCACAGGTGGCTCGCGTAACCCTTGTTGTCGCCGGCGATGAGGACGTTGCGGTCGGTGAGAGACGTGCCGTGTGTCGGGAACCAGGTGATGGCACCGACATCCCGGCCGCCGGAGGCGTCGTGCTGCCGCAGTCGTAGCACCGTCACCTGAGGGTCGATCGCATCGGGGAAGTGCCGCTTGTCTGCCGACGGGTTCGCGTCGAAGGCGACCCGGGATCGATTCCGGCTGGCGTCGTGCAGTTCCTCGCGGCCGATCGTGACGCTGCCGGGCGCGAGATTCTCGTGCGCGCGAACGATCGCGGCGAACATGCCGTCGATCTCGGCGTCGTAGGAGTTCTTCTTGAACCCGAACGCGGCGAGCGAATACGCGTAGTCCCAGGACGTGCCGCCGCAGGAGGCGTGCGTGTGCTGTGCATTCAGATTCACGTTCGATTCGGTGTACAAGGAGCCGAATCGGTTGCGCAGCTTGACCATCAGGCCCATGTGGTGCGACTGGAACAGGCACGCGAGGTCGGCGGTCAGGAAGACGACGCGCTGCCCGGTGGCGGGATCGACGATGATGTAGGCCCGCGCCCAGCAACGCTGCAGGAGCCCGGCCGCGACCTGCTCTGGATTCGAATACCCCATCATGCCCTGGCCGGCGACCGCGCCCGTGACATCTCCGATGCCGCAGCCGACGAGGTAACTCGTCGACCCCGGGGGCGACGCGCCGGCCGGGGCGGCGGACAGGCCGGACCCGAGCCCGGCCGCGGCGGCGGTCGCGGCGGCACCGGCCATCAACTGTCTGCGCGTGAGGTCCACGTGCCGTCCTTCCGGGCGTCGGACGACACCGGCAGACGTGCGGTGTCATCGCGGCACACACCCTGACGGCGCGGCCGTGTGGTCGAGATCAGTTCAGGACGTCGAACTCAGTCGTTGTCGTCGCCGCCCGGGATCCCGATGATGAACCCGATCCCGATGATGATGCACGAGATCAGGGCAACGGCAGGCATGACCCAGTAGGAAGGCATGTGGTGAACGTTACTGCGAGGCATGCCCATGCGCCCGGCTTCGGGGACTTTCGGGGACGAAGGTCCCCGGGCGCCGTCGACCCCCGACCCCTGGACTTCAACTCGACCGGCAGACCTCGATCGAAGTCTGCCGGTCGAGTTAAAGTCTGGCGGTCGGGAGGTCACGCCTGGCAGACAACGACGGACCGTGAATTGTCCACAGCAACGACCTGACCGGAGACGCGTATTCGGCAGTGCACCGTCCCGTAGCCGATTGCGGCGATGTACATTGCGGCCGGCCTGGTCGCAGGTCCGGTGTTGAGTGTCAGTGAGTACCGTCCGGCGAGGTTCGAGTACGGAATCACATAGTCCTGCCACTGTCCAGGGGCATACGCGATCGACACGTGAGGGGCATCCGCCTCGATTGTGTAAAGCACGTTGACGCTGGCGTTCGCTGGCACAGCGTTCGTCAACCCGAGAGCAGCGCCGGCAAAAACGCAGAGCAGGGCGAGAATTCTACGCACGGGGATCTCCTAGACGGGGATCTCAGTGTGATACATCGCGGGTTCGGCGTAGTGAGGTTGACACCTATTCGTCCGACTGGACGACGGCTTCTGCAACGAGATCACACCTCGCCCAGCTTCCTGTCGTCTCGGACCGGGCCGGTGAAGAGCCCGGACAGTGCGTCGGCGAGATAGTCGTCCTCGGCGCCGTTGCCGGGTAGTTCGAGCGCGCGACGGTACGCGGTCGCCGCGCCGCGGTCGTCGCCCAGTTCGCTCAGCGTGAGGGCACGGGCGATGTGAAAGGGCCGGAACCGGTCGAGTTGTGTGTCCGACTGCAATCGATCGAGCATCGCGATACCGCGCGCCGGGCCGTACGCGCGTCCGACGGCGACTGCGCGACCGACGCGCACCACGGGTCCGGGATCGTGCACTTCGAGTAGTCGGTACAGGACGGCGATCTGGGTCCAGTCGGTCTCGTCCGCGGTGGCGGCCTCGGCGTGCACGGCCGCGATCGCCGCCTGGATCGTGTACAGACCGGCGTCTGCTTGTGCCGCAGCGTGTTCCGCGAGCGCGAGGCCCTCGGCGACGAGCGCCCGGTCCCAGAGCCGGCGGTCCTGGTCATCCAGCGGAACCGGTCGGCCGTCGGAGTCGAGTCGAGCCGGCCGGCGGGACTGAGTGAGCAACAGAAGGGCGAGCAGTCCGGTCGTCTCGGCGTTGGGGAGCAGTGCGCGCAGGGTGCGCGCGAGGGCGACGGCCTCGCCGGTGAGATCGTCGCGGATGTGCGCGTCCCCGGTCGAGCGCGCGAACCCCTCGGAGAACAGCAGGTAGATGACTCGCAGGACCCCGCCGAGCCGACGCGGGAGATCGCCCTCGCGCGGCGGCGCGAACGGAACACCCAGCGCGCCAATTCGCTTCTTGGCGCGCACGATTCGCTGCTGGGTCGTCGGTACCGGGATCAGCAGCGCATGCGCGACCTCCGCGGTGGTCAGCCCGGCGACGAACCGGAGGGTGAGCGCGATCCGGTCCTCGGCGCGTAGCACGGGATGGGTGCAGGCGAAGAACATGCCGAGGCGTTCGTCGGGCAACCCCGGTGGCGGCGCCTCGGCCGGGTCTCTGAACTCCGCAGGGGTGGAGGCACGTTCGGTCTCGGTGTGCAGCCGGGCCAGTTTCCCGGCCAGGACGGATTCACGCCGCACCACGTCGAGCGCCTTGCGTTTGGCCGTCGTCGTCAGCCATGCCTCCGGTGAATCCGGGACTCCGGTACGCGACCAGGTGATCAGGGCCTGCGCGATCGCGTCCTGCAACGCGTCCTCCGCGAGGTCGAGATCGCCGAACTTCTTCGTGAGCGTGGCGAGTACACGAGAACGGACGTCGCGATCGACGGCCGACACCGCCCGGCGGGCTACGGACCCTGCGGAATCCGTGGCCGCCGAACGGTGTGAATTGTTCGTCATCGCTCAGTACGGTGCGAGCGGCCGAATCTCGACATGGCCGCCGGGTGCCGAACCGGGGCTGCGGCGGGCCCACTCGATCGCCTCGTCGACATCGGCGACGTCGATGACATAGACCCCGCCGACGAACTCCCGGACTTCCGCGAACGGCCCGGACGACGCGACCACCCGCTCGCCGCTGTCGTCGGTGTGCACCACCGCGCGCTCGTCCTCCAGCGCGAAGGAGTTGACGACGACACCGGCTTTGGTGATCTCCTCGTCGAAGGCGAAGAACTCTTCGGGGCTGGCGCCACCGTCCTCACCACAGGCCGGATCGTTGACATGTCCCATGAGCAGCAATGCGTACTTCATCGTTCCTCCAGTCTCGGCCGACTGATGTGGCCATGATGCCGAACCGGATCGGTCCGACACCATGGTGACGTACGGCGATTCCGGATATCGACAGCGCTGCGAAAAGAGATTCGGGACATGAGACGTAGCGCGCGAACGACGTCAACGACATGGTCCTGTGGGAGCAGACAAACGCCGAATGAGATTGACGAACAACTCGGTCGAGGAACCCACACCGGGCGACGGCGCGGACTACGATCCACAGATCGACACCGCAGCCGACGACGCACCGCCCACCCTTCCGCCCCCGGGCGAGCCGTCCTCTACTCATTCCGGAGGCGCCCCGCTCGGCGGCCCCACCCACGAAGACGCCGCCCAACTCGAACAGGTGCTCAACGACGACTTCGAGTTCGATCTGACCGGCGATGAGCTAGAAGCGGTCAGACGCTGGCAGGGTACGGACCGCTTCTACCAGCGCGTACAGATGCGGATGCGCGAACAACTTGGGGAGTTCGACGACGACGAAGCCGATCACGTGGGGTTCACGGACCCCGGCAGCGCCCCGGTGCTCCTGCGAGTGCTAGCCACACGAGGAACACGAGCCCTGTGGGTGCCACCGGTGGGCCACCCGGAGCTTGCGAATCAGCGAGAACTCCTGCTTGGAGCGTCCGCGCTGTACATTGTGGGTGTACAGGCCACTGAAGAAGGACTGACCGAAGTGACCGTGGAAGTGAGGTGAGCGTGATGTCCAAGGAACGACTCTGGGACGATTCCGCGTTCACCCCTGTCGGACGAACCCCGCAGCCTCCCGCCTCACTGGACGCGCTCCTCGCCGACCTCGGCCTGGGACGCGCCGACGAGCGCGAACGCCGCCACGCTCTGAGTGACTGGCTCGCGAACCATGAACCGTCGAAGCGCCTCGTCCGAAGTTTCGAGCGTCGCGGGTACGGCGACCTCATAAGCGGCTGAGACCTTCTCCCACGCGCGCAACCCAGCGGGTGCGTGCGTCGAACGTCGATGTTGGGGATACCGTGCGGCAGCTACGGCGGCCATCACCCAGACGCTGGTCCACCGGGTGCCGGGAATCTTAGAACCAGGCCCACGTGTGGTGTCATCCGGATCGCTCTGATGCACAGCGTGTTGCATCACGGCCACGAAAAAGCCCCGCCTGCGGATCGCAGACCGGGGCTTCGTCGGGGTGGATGACGGGACTCGAACCCGCGACAGCCAGGATCACAACCTGGTGCTCTACCAACTGAACTACATCCACCATCGGCGTCGGAAACCTGGGCGTCAGCGCCGGGTCTCAGAGCCATCAACACTCTAGCGGGTCGGTGCCGCAGAACTCCAATCGGTTACCCGACCTGCGTGTTCAGGCGGGGCCGAGGTCCTTGACGATCTCGGCGAGGGCATCGGTGTCCGGGCCGGGGGCGGGCACGAACGCCGCGGCGCGGTAGTAGCGGAGTTCCCGGATCGACTCGCGGATGTCCGCGAGGGCCCGGTGCGCGAGCCCCTTCTCGGGCTGGCCGAAATAGACCTTGGGGTACCAGCGCC
The genomic region above belongs to Gordonia hongkongensis and contains:
- a CDS encoding holo-ACP synthase, which translates into the protein MSVLGVGIDIVSIPEFGEQLRQPGTTFADRFTVGERRDSAAGTGDDARHLAARWAAKEAVVKAWSVSRFSRSPLLPLIRHSDIEVVTDTWGRPAIRLSGEIGEHLRDTTVHVSLTHDGDTAAAVAILEGR
- a CDS encoding TetR family transcriptional regulator, with product MPESAEPLVPRKRPTQERSKRKFQAMLEAARELLIDVGFESLTCEEIATRAEVPIGTLYQYFANKYVIVCELDRQDTVDVREELTAFSSEVPSLEWPSLLEKFLDHLAALWRTDPSRRAVWLAVQSTPATRATASLNERVLAEQVARIIAPLTPSQRERREMMSQVLVHTAYSLLSFSVQDGHDHDETVAELKRMLAGYLLLEESTTV
- the bcp gene encoding thioredoxin-dependent thiol peroxidase; amino-acid sequence: MAETTTRLSVGDTAPSFTLPDANGDPVSLSDYAGRKVVVYFYPAAATPGCTKQACDFRDNLGELNEAGIAVLGISPDKPAKLAKFVEAEGLTFPLLSDPEKKVLTEWGAFGEKKMYGKTVTGVIRSTFLVDADGTIELAQYNVRATGHVAKLRRDLSV
- a CDS encoding DUF3618 domain-containing protein; translation: MAGDTERIEQDIAKAREDLASTLDALAERANPQRLADDAKSKALATLQTPAVKYALAGVGALVLLVVVRKVASR
- a CDS encoding L,D-transpeptidase — encoded protein: MPLIISGVMLAIVALVTSCTQQASYSDNVSSSSLFDDLLKPGLEITEWAERPLNDNAVGVQPGAPIKVKTSEGTISRVLIKKSDGTPVKGTLADNDTVWVSNEALGYNRTYTLETDAVGIGGAVTKKVTFTTSSPNNLTQAYLTPSPGETVGIGQPVAVKFDEPIADRRAAQRAIRITTDPPVEGAFYWISPSEVRWRPAEYWKPGTKVRVAVNTYGIDLGDGLFGQENVRTNFTVGRSMIVTADDNTKQVVFERDGKVIRTMPTSMGKAGDETDNGIYLVSDKHDHIIMDSSTYGVPVNSSNGYRTPVDYATRMSYSGIFFHSAPWSVWAQGNTNTSHGCLNLSPENALWVMENTLRGDPVIVKNTTGGTLSGTDGLGDWNIPWSVWRKGNADNA
- a CDS encoding neutral/alkaline ceramidase; its protein translation is MDLTRRQLMAGAAATAAAAGLGSGLSAAPAGASPPGSTSYLVGCGIGDVTGAVAGQGMMGYSNPEQVAAGLLQRCWARAYIIVDPATGQRVVFLTADLACLFQSHHMGLMVKLRNRFGSLYTESNVNLNAQHTHASCGGTSWDYAYSLAAFGFKKNSYDAEIDGMFAAIVRAHENLAPGSVTIGREELHDASRNRSRVAFDANPSADKRHFPDAIDPQVTVLRLRQHDASGGRDVGAITWFPTHGTSLTDRNVLIAGDNKGYASHLWERTQPGFVAAFPQTNSGDMTPNLALAQFDPRGPTSDNRRNCELIGERQYVAGRRGFEAARPMTRGGVDSIVRYVDMSAVRISGTYTPDGRPASTTPAMMGAGAVATSSEDNYEQPLPFLVEGMTNPLVTALGGDRVPPIAPWMRDMQAPKLIAFPLGLLPPSGWIPAVVPLQLMRIGELVLVAVPAEVTVVAGLRLRRVVADELRTDVDNVLVQGFANAYTQYVTTPEEYDLQHYEGGETQFGRYTLSAYLQEFAALAAAMSSGRRIGRGPAPVDKSGPQPDLVPPVPADRPIPGRRYGDVLREPDATYRPGSIVTVQFVGAHPNNDFRHGRTYLEVQRRTGSEWTTVADDNDWSTEFRWARPAGSTDTSRITITWRSPTDASGMYRIRYFGDSRDANGSTRPVSGTSRTFRVGSR
- a CDS encoding RNA polymerase sigma factor, with translation MTNNSHRSAATDSAGSVARRAVSAVDRDVRSRVLATLTKKFGDLDLAEDALQDAIAQALITWSRTGVPDSPEAWLTTTAKRKALDVVRRESVLAGKLARLHTETERASTPAEFRDPAEAPPPGLPDERLGMFFACTHPVLRAEDRIALTLRFVAGLTTAEVAHALLIPVPTTQQRIVRAKKRIGALGVPFAPPREGDLPRRLGGVLRVIYLLFSEGFARSTGDAHIRDDLTGEAVALARTLRALLPNAETTGLLALLLLTQSRRPARLDSDGRPVPLDDQDRRLWDRALVAEGLALAEHAAAQADAGLYTIQAAIAAVHAEAATADETDWTQIAVLYRLLEVHDPGPVVRVGRAVAVGRAYGPARGIAMLDRLQSDTQLDRFRPFHIARALTLSELGDDRGAATAYRRALELPGNGAEDDYLADALSGLFTGPVRDDRKLGEV
- a CDS encoding YciI family protein; amino-acid sequence: MKYALLLMGHVNDPACGEDGGASPEEFFAFDEEITKAGVVVNSFALEDERAVVHTDDSGERVVASSGPFAEVREFVGGVYVIDVADVDEAIEWARRSPGSAPGGHVEIRPLAPY